A portion of the Gossypium arboreum isolate Shixiya-1 chromosome 8, ASM2569848v2, whole genome shotgun sequence genome contains these proteins:
- the LOC108469172 gene encoding uncharacterized protein LOC108469172 isoform X2, which produces MHTEYKELEVDLSKTELKASLRRKHIGRMREVKQGIRKMEKFMSTISSLQTALQLLISQIPNIHEVFLVLGTSPIRPQHVYQLCFSHANPAPFAEANFIKGKTAEGLSRKAIRALISKDAGSSSYLGHTKLFLMVKAPTSLNLPLHFLPKRDFRYSKKIVPFRLRFKCRAQGLKIDEDHSSLPGRSTGIDSSNDLIWFQCRHAIKGIAFKTPEEE; this is translated from the exons ATGCATACTGAATACAAAGAATTG GAGGTGGATCTTTCAAAAACTGAGTTGAAGGCATCTTTGCGACGAAAGCACATTGGCAGAATGAGAGAGGTTAAGCAAGGGATCAGAAAGATGGAAAAGTTTATGAGTACAATTTCAAGTCTTCAAACTGCGTTGCAATTGTTAATAAGTCAAATCCCTAACATTCATGAGGTTTTTTTGGTCCTTGGTACAAGTCCAATTCGGCCTCAGCATGTTTATCAGTTGTGTTTTTCGCATGCAAATCCTGCTCCGTTTGCTGAAGCTAATTTCATCAAAGGCAAAACAGCAGAAGGGCTTTCAAGGAAG GCTATTAGGGCATTGATTTCGAAAGATGCAGGTTCCAGTTCCTATCTAG GCCATACAAAATTGTTTCTGATGGTTAAAGCTCCCACCTCACTCAATCTGCCCTTGCATTTTCTTCCAAAACGTGACTTCAGATACAGTAAAAAG ATTGTGCCTTTCAGGTTACGGTTTAAATGCAGAGCCCAAGGTTTGAAAATTGATGAGGATCACAGTTCACTGCCTGGCAGATCAACAGGGATAGATTCTTCAAATGATCTAATCTG
- the LOC108469172 gene encoding uncharacterized protein LOC108469172 isoform X1 has translation MKRGIIFNVSRARELGHVFSPVLYFYSDRGDSVSRLQSCIQIKKEKERKSESFQRIQSGGKKMESTEGEGSLEPGIQFTEIETTAECLDGSLIFHVVKDTIGFILYMHQQIPSILQDITLEFDLMHTEYKELEVDLSKTELKASLRRKHIGRMREVKQGIRKMEKFMSTISSLQTALQLLISQIPNIHEVFLVLGTSPIRPQHVYQLCFSHANPAPFAEANFIKGKTAEGLSRKAIRALISKDAGSSSYLGHTKLFLMVKAPTSLNLPLHFLPKRDFRYSKKIVPFRLRFKCRAQGLKIDEDHSSLPGRSTGIDSSNDLIWFQCRHAIKGIAFKTPEEE, from the exons ATGAAGCGTGGAATAATTTTTAATGTTTCCAGAGCACGTGAGCTGGGTCACGTGTTTTCACCTGTTCTATACTTCTATTCCGACCGCGGAGATTCTGTATCCCGCCTCCAATCTTGTAttcaaattaaaaaagaaaaagaaagaaaatcagaAAGTTTTCAAAGGATCCAAAGTGGGGGGAAGAAAATGGAATCGACGGAAGGAGAAGGAAGCTTAGAGCCGGGGATACAGTTCACGGAGATCGAGACGACGGCCGAGTGCTTGGACGGCTCCCTCATCTTCCATGTCGTCAAGGACACCATCGGTTTCATTCTCTACATGCATCAGCAAATCCCTTC CATTTTGCAGGATATCACTCTTGAATTCGACTTAATGCATACTGAATACAAAGAATTG GAGGTGGATCTTTCAAAAACTGAGTTGAAGGCATCTTTGCGACGAAAGCACATTGGCAGAATGAGAGAGGTTAAGCAAGGGATCAGAAAGATGGAAAAGTTTATGAGTACAATTTCAAGTCTTCAAACTGCGTTGCAATTGTTAATAAGTCAAATCCCTAACATTCATGAGGTTTTTTTGGTCCTTGGTACAAGTCCAATTCGGCCTCAGCATGTTTATCAGTTGTGTTTTTCGCATGCAAATCCTGCTCCGTTTGCTGAAGCTAATTTCATCAAAGGCAAAACAGCAGAAGGGCTTTCAAGGAAG GCTATTAGGGCATTGATTTCGAAAGATGCAGGTTCCAGTTCCTATCTAG GCCATACAAAATTGTTTCTGATGGTTAAAGCTCCCACCTCACTCAATCTGCCCTTGCATTTTCTTCCAAAACGTGACTTCAGATACAGTAAAAAG ATTGTGCCTTTCAGGTTACGGTTTAAATGCAGAGCCCAAGGTTTGAAAATTGATGAGGATCACAGTTCACTGCCTGGCAGATCAACAGGGATAGATTCTTCAAATGATCTAATCTG